One stretch of Amblyraja radiata isolate CabotCenter1 chromosome 9, sAmbRad1.1.pri, whole genome shotgun sequence DNA includes these proteins:
- the med6 gene encoding mediator of RNA polymerase II transcription subunit 6, which translates to MAAVAAAADNRDNLLGISWVDSAWIPILNPGNVLDYFSERSNPFYDRTCNNEVVKMQRLSLDHLHNMTGLEYILLHAQEPILYIIRKQHRHSPAQATPLADYYIIAGVVYQAPDLGSVLNSRMLTAIHAVQSAFDEAMSYCRYHPSKGYWWHFKDQEERDKIKPKSKKKEEPSSIFQRQRVDMLLLDIRQKFQPKYIQPKSGDKPVPVEQVKKESEPPTETIKHEEKESTKNSQQNSTTKAPPEKRMRLQ; encoded by the exons CTTGGATTCCAATTCTAAATCCTGGGAATGTGCTAGACTACTTTTCTGAAAGAAGCAACCCATTTTATGATCGGACTTGCAACAATGAGGTAGTCAAAATGCAGCGGCTTAGCTTGGACCATCTACA TAACATGACTGGTCTGGAATACATTCTGCTACATGCACAAGAACCTATATTGTATATTATTCGAAAGCAACACAGGCACAGTCCAGCACAAG CTACTCCTTTGGCTGATTATTATATAATTGCAGGAGTGGTGTATCAAGCCCCTGATTTGGGATCTGTATTAAACTCTAGAATG CTGACGGCAATACATGCAGTTCAGTCTGCCTTTGATGAAGCCATGTCTTACTGCCGATACCATCCCTCTAAAGGATACTGGTGGCATTTCAAGGACCAAGAAGAAAGGG ACAAAATAAAACCAAAATCGAAGAAGAAGGAGGAACCAAGTTCAATATTTCAGCGTCAGAGAGTGGACATGTTACTTCTGGATATCCGGCAGAAATTCCAGCCCAAATACATTCAG CCAAAATCTGGAGACAAACCTGTACCAG tggagcaggtgaaaaaagAATCTGAACCACCAACTGAAACAATCAAACATGAAGAAAAAGAGTCTACAAAGAACTCGCAGCAGAATTCAACAACAAAAGCTCCTCCTGAGAAACGGATGAGGCTGCAGTGA